In a genomic window of Meleagris gallopavo isolate NT-WF06-2002-E0010 breed Aviagen turkey brand Nicholas breeding stock chromosome 1, Turkey_5.1, whole genome shotgun sequence:
- the ZDHHC23 gene encoding palmitoyltransferase ZDHHC23 isoform X3 → MEEPLCCCEYVDRRGERNHLAACCCDCEELDEGCDRWLTCRSLPPGALERIADTVADRCRVPWFAGAVKINVSLVPPMVLLPVFLHIAALHFLLGLVVLTSLPAVVLWYYYLTHRRKERTLFFLSLGLFSLGYMYYVFLQEVVPRGHVGYSQVMLLTCGLILMLAALSRAKKDPGYLPISAGDDRPSQQAFPNKNVRGSSNGLHGAAASGHSVNGESKGYSRVLAEEREGGKMDWCAKCQLVRPARAGHCRLCGRCVRRLDHHCVWINSCVGEQNHQAFILALFFFMLTSLYGIMLTLDTICRGRTLFTALFYCPGAYSDYSSALSFTCVWYCAIVTAGMGYILLIQLLNISYNVTEREARLALRDNAGRRLLDDVD, encoded by the exons ATGGAGGAGCCGCTGTGCTGCTGCGAGTACGTGGACCGGAGGGGTGAGCGGAACCACCTGGCGGCGTGCTGCTGTGACTGCGAGGAGCTGGACGAGGGCTGCGACAG GTGGCTGACCTGCAGATCCCTGCCCCCAGGAGCGTTGGAGAGAATCGCCGACACCGTTGCGGACCGGTGCCGCGTGCCTTGGTTTGCCGGGGCCGTGAAAATTAACGTCAGCCTCGTGCCGCCCATGGTCCTGCTCCCCGTCTTCCTGCATATCGCAGCTCTGCACTTCCTGCTGGGGCTGGTGGTGCTGACATCGCTTCCCGCCGTGGTGCTGTGGTACTACTACCTCACCCACAGGAGGAAGGAGCGGACTCTCTTCTTCCTGAGCCTGGGACTGTTCTCCCTGGGCTACATGTACTATGTTTTTCTCCAGGAGGTGGTTCCTCGAGGCCACGTGGGGTATTCCCAAGTGATGCTTCTCACCTGTGGGCTAATTCTTATGCTTGCGGCTTTGTCGCGAGCCAAGAAAGACCCTGGCTACCTTCCCATTTCAGCAGGCGATGACAGGCCATCCCAGCAGGCTTTTCCCAACAAGAATGTTCGAGGGAGCTCCAATGGgctccatggagctgctgccagtggccattctgtgaatggGGAGTCCAAAGGCTACTCCAGAGTGCTGGCTGAGGAACGGGAAGGTGGGAAAATGGACTGGTGTGCCAAGTGCCAGCTGGTCAGGCCGGCCCGAGCAGGGCACTGCCGGCTGTGTGGCAGGTGTGTGAGGAGACTGGATCATCACTGTGTCTG GATTAACAGCTGTGTAGGGGAGCAGAACCACCAAGCATTCATCCTTGCACTGTTCTTCTTCATGCTCACCTCTCTGTATGGGATTATGTTGACTCTGGACACCATCTGCAGAGGACGAACCTTATTCACAGCATTGTTCTACTGCCCTGGGGCATATTCTGACTACAG ctctgctctgtcgTTCACCTGTGTGTGGTACTGTGCTATTGTAACAGCTGGCATGGGATACATCCTCCTTATCCAGCTGTTGAACATCAGCTACAACGTGACTGAGAGGGAAGCTCGGCTGGCTCTGCGGGACAACGCTGGGCGCAGGCTCCTGG ATGACGTTGACTGA
- the ZDHHC23 gene encoding palmitoyltransferase ZDHHC23 isoform X1: protein MEEPLCCCEYVDRRGERNHLAACCCDCEELDEGCDRWLTCRSLPPGALERIADTVADRCRVPWFAGAVKINVSLVPPMVLLPVFLHIAALHFLLGLVVLTSLPAVVLWYYYLTHRRKERTLFFLSLGLFSLGYMYYVFLQEVVPRGHVGYSQVMLLTCGLILMLAALSRAKKDPGYLPISAGDDRPSQQAFPNKNVRGSSNGLHGAAASGHSVNGESKGYSRVLAEEREGGKMDWCAKCQLVRPARAGHCRLCGRCVRRLDHHCVWINSCVGEQNHQAFILALFFFMLTSLYGIMLTLDTICRGRTLFTALFYCPGAYSDYSSALSFTCVWYCAIVTAGMGYILLIQLLNISYNVTEREARLALRDNAGRRLLGGLVIDTGQYNRGFLCNWGHFLSLGSPHQQRSAEDIV, encoded by the exons ATGGAGGAGCCGCTGTGCTGCTGCGAGTACGTGGACCGGAGGGGTGAGCGGAACCACCTGGCGGCGTGCTGCTGTGACTGCGAGGAGCTGGACGAGGGCTGCGACAG GTGGCTGACCTGCAGATCCCTGCCCCCAGGAGCGTTGGAGAGAATCGCCGACACCGTTGCGGACCGGTGCCGCGTGCCTTGGTTTGCCGGGGCCGTGAAAATTAACGTCAGCCTCGTGCCGCCCATGGTCCTGCTCCCCGTCTTCCTGCATATCGCAGCTCTGCACTTCCTGCTGGGGCTGGTGGTGCTGACATCGCTTCCCGCCGTGGTGCTGTGGTACTACTACCTCACCCACAGGAGGAAGGAGCGGACTCTCTTCTTCCTGAGCCTGGGACTGTTCTCCCTGGGCTACATGTACTATGTTTTTCTCCAGGAGGTGGTTCCTCGAGGCCACGTGGGGTATTCCCAAGTGATGCTTCTCACCTGTGGGCTAATTCTTATGCTTGCGGCTTTGTCGCGAGCCAAGAAAGACCCTGGCTACCTTCCCATTTCAGCAGGCGATGACAGGCCATCCCAGCAGGCTTTTCCCAACAAGAATGTTCGAGGGAGCTCCAATGGgctccatggagctgctgccagtggccattctgtgaatggGGAGTCCAAAGGCTACTCCAGAGTGCTGGCTGAGGAACGGGAAGGTGGGAAAATGGACTGGTGTGCCAAGTGCCAGCTGGTCAGGCCGGCCCGAGCAGGGCACTGCCGGCTGTGTGGCAGGTGTGTGAGGAGACTGGATCATCACTGTGTCTG GATTAACAGCTGTGTAGGGGAGCAGAACCACCAAGCATTCATCCTTGCACTGTTCTTCTTCATGCTCACCTCTCTGTATGGGATTATGTTGACTCTGGACACCATCTGCAGAGGACGAACCTTATTCACAGCATTGTTCTACTGCCCTGGGGCATATTCTGACTACAG ctctgctctgtcgTTCACCTGTGTGTGGTACTGTGCTATTGTAACAGCTGGCATGGGATACATCCTCCTTATCCAGCTGTTGAACATCAGCTACAACGTGACTGAGAGGGAAGCTCGGCTGGCTCTGCGGGACAACGCTGGGCGCAGGCTCCTGGGTGGGTTAGTAATAGACACTGGCCAATATAACAGGGGCTTTCTATGCAACTGGGGCCATTTCTTGAGTCTGGGCTCTCCCCACCAGCAGCGCTCTGCTGAAGACATTGTGTGA
- the ZDHHC23 gene encoding palmitoyltransferase ZDHHC23 isoform X2 — translation MKEETRGERPWLTCRSLPPGALERIADTVADRCRVPWFAGAVKINVSLVPPMVLLPVFLHIAALHFLLGLVVLTSLPAVVLWYYYLTHRRKERTLFFLSLGLFSLGYMYYVFLQEVVPRGHVGYSQVMLLTCGLILMLAALSRAKKDPGYLPISAGDDRPSQQAFPNKNVRGSSNGLHGAAASGHSVNGESKGYSRVLAEEREGGKMDWCAKCQLVRPARAGHCRLCGRCVRRLDHHCVWINSCVGEQNHQAFILALFFFMLTSLYGIMLTLDTICRGRTLFTALFYCPGAYSDYSSALSFTCVWYCAIVTAGMGYILLIQLLNISYNVTEREARLALRDNAGRRLLGGLVIDTGQYNRGFLCNWGHFLSLGSPHQQRSAEDIV, via the exons ATGAAGGAGGAAACGAGGGGCGAGCGGCC GTGGCTGACCTGCAGATCCCTGCCCCCAGGAGCGTTGGAGAGAATCGCCGACACCGTTGCGGACCGGTGCCGCGTGCCTTGGTTTGCCGGGGCCGTGAAAATTAACGTCAGCCTCGTGCCGCCCATGGTCCTGCTCCCCGTCTTCCTGCATATCGCAGCTCTGCACTTCCTGCTGGGGCTGGTGGTGCTGACATCGCTTCCCGCCGTGGTGCTGTGGTACTACTACCTCACCCACAGGAGGAAGGAGCGGACTCTCTTCTTCCTGAGCCTGGGACTGTTCTCCCTGGGCTACATGTACTATGTTTTTCTCCAGGAGGTGGTTCCTCGAGGCCACGTGGGGTATTCCCAAGTGATGCTTCTCACCTGTGGGCTAATTCTTATGCTTGCGGCTTTGTCGCGAGCCAAGAAAGACCCTGGCTACCTTCCCATTTCAGCAGGCGATGACAGGCCATCCCAGCAGGCTTTTCCCAACAAGAATGTTCGAGGGAGCTCCAATGGgctccatggagctgctgccagtggccattctgtgaatggGGAGTCCAAAGGCTACTCCAGAGTGCTGGCTGAGGAACGGGAAGGTGGGAAAATGGACTGGTGTGCCAAGTGCCAGCTGGTCAGGCCGGCCCGAGCAGGGCACTGCCGGCTGTGTGGCAGGTGTGTGAGGAGACTGGATCATCACTGTGTCTG GATTAACAGCTGTGTAGGGGAGCAGAACCACCAAGCATTCATCCTTGCACTGTTCTTCTTCATGCTCACCTCTCTGTATGGGATTATGTTGACTCTGGACACCATCTGCAGAGGACGAACCTTATTCACAGCATTGTTCTACTGCCCTGGGGCATATTCTGACTACAG ctctgctctgtcgTTCACCTGTGTGTGGTACTGTGCTATTGTAACAGCTGGCATGGGATACATCCTCCTTATCCAGCTGTTGAACATCAGCTACAACGTGACTGAGAGGGAAGCTCGGCTGGCTCTGCGGGACAACGCTGGGCGCAGGCTCCTGGGTGGGTTAGTAATAGACACTGGCCAATATAACAGGGGCTTTCTATGCAACTGGGGCCATTTCTTGAGTCTGGGCTCTCCCCACCAGCAGCGCTCTGCTGAAGACATTGTGTGA